One genomic window of Halorubrum hochsteinianum includes the following:
- a CDS encoding DUF5794 domain-containing protein: protein MSTSRHPVALRLEQQVGSATKLLATVMVLPLVDGIFPALVVAGVLGSAAGVVETGILIFGGSATAAVILAEMDGTRREMVGSVLLIGAVIIPLAAVEAALAPALAGLLDLDVFGRFAGLVILTIAAKTASSEIGEFLPSPGVIIGLGLAGSFDPSGFALETSTEYVVNGTAAAAVGVSFALAIALLSPHLRGRVDIDRFRFGSAVALGVLALPILLEPFDLMQTEVPIALAVLAVTTLFAYDPNADGLGDAGDDGAPDDDGTSDADSPDADGADDGGEPTDAADDPAEDIPTDPPLDAPPEGPSPIVDDDVAVLANGGEDPKSDDDGTDPFTDDDSRAPWL from the coding sequence ATGAGCACTTCACGCCACCCCGTCGCCCTGCGACTAGAACAGCAGGTCGGGAGCGCGACGAAGCTGCTCGCGACCGTGATGGTTCTGCCGCTCGTCGACGGCATCTTCCCCGCGCTCGTCGTCGCCGGGGTCCTCGGGTCGGCCGCGGGCGTCGTCGAGACCGGCATCCTGATCTTCGGCGGCTCCGCGACTGCCGCGGTGATCCTCGCGGAGATGGACGGCACCCGGCGCGAGATGGTCGGGTCCGTGCTGCTGATCGGGGCGGTCATCATCCCGCTCGCCGCGGTCGAGGCCGCCCTCGCGCCGGCGCTGGCCGGGCTCTTGGACCTCGACGTGTTCGGCCGCTTCGCCGGGCTCGTCATCCTGACCATCGCCGCCAAGACCGCCAGCTCCGAGATCGGCGAGTTCCTGCCGAGCCCCGGCGTGATCATCGGGCTCGGGCTCGCCGGGAGCTTCGACCCGTCCGGCTTCGCGCTGGAGACCTCGACCGAGTACGTGGTCAACGGGACCGCGGCCGCCGCCGTCGGCGTTTCGTTCGCCCTGGCGATCGCGCTGCTGTCGCCGCACCTCCGCGGCCGCGTCGACATCGACCGGTTCCGGTTCGGGTCGGCGGTCGCGCTGGGCGTGCTCGCGCTGCCGATCCTGCTCGAACCCTTCGACCTCATGCAGACGGAGGTCCCGATCGCGCTCGCCGTCCTCGCCGTGACGACGCTGTTCGCGTACGACCCGAACGCGGACGGACTGGGAGACGCCGGCGACGACGGCGCGCCGGACGACGACGGCACCTCCGACGCCGATAGCCCCGACGCCGACGGCGCGGACGACGGCGGCGAGCCGACGGACGCGGCCGACGACCCCGCGGAGGACATCCCGACCGATCCCCCGCTCGACGCCCCGCCGGAGGGGCCGTCACCGATCGTCGACGACGACGTCGCCGTCCTCGCGAACGGCGGGGAGGACCCCAAGAGCGACGACGACGGGACGGACCCGTTCACCGACGACGACTCTCGGGCCCCGTGGCTGTGA
- a CDS encoding polymer-forming cytoskeletal protein: MPLRGDGPVEELAVPSGTTVEEHDVVVDGDVLVGGQSTVELGVRGRNVAIGERVSVGDDIEAEGDCRLDTWCSVDGNVLVGEDAYLGERVTVTGRLMVSGDLDIGDDVTIEEGFEANGWIVIRNPVPTIVFYFIVLSQLLRVGETDAADELAEALADGDDVRDPFLVPRSAEISDDAWRVSTPATVGDDCRLHGNLRAESIRVGERNEVFGSLRARDDVTVGSDTVIHGDVTTRGGTVTVEAGARVLGDVSAGDLVVYDGAEIQGTLRARGEMRLVQETGETDDGNVDDESDGDESDDDEDEAQKAGGADEDGRDEAEDTESDDADGDEEPGDDADEDEEPGDDADEDATADAPSGETATVKPNAGAGGDGSDADDP; encoded by the coding sequence GTGCCGCTGCGAGGAGACGGTCCGGTCGAGGAGCTCGCTGTCCCCTCGGGGACGACCGTCGAGGAGCACGACGTCGTCGTCGACGGCGACGTGCTCGTGGGCGGGCAGTCGACGGTCGAGCTCGGCGTTCGCGGCCGAAACGTCGCGATCGGCGAACGCGTGAGCGTCGGCGACGACATCGAGGCCGAGGGGGACTGCCGGCTCGACACCTGGTGTTCCGTCGACGGGAACGTGCTGGTCGGCGAGGACGCGTACCTCGGCGAGCGGGTCACCGTCACGGGCCGGCTGATGGTCTCCGGCGACCTCGACATCGGCGACGACGTGACGATCGAGGAGGGGTTCGAGGCGAACGGCTGGATCGTCATCCGCAACCCCGTGCCGACCATCGTCTTCTACTTCATCGTCCTCTCGCAGCTGCTCCGCGTCGGCGAGACCGACGCGGCCGACGAACTGGCCGAGGCGCTCGCCGACGGCGACGACGTCCGCGACCCCTTCCTCGTGCCGCGGAGCGCGGAGATATCCGACGACGCGTGGCGGGTGTCGACGCCCGCGACGGTCGGCGACGACTGCCGCCTCCACGGAAACCTCCGGGCCGAGTCGATCCGGGTCGGCGAGCGCAACGAGGTGTTCGGCTCGCTGCGCGCCCGCGACGACGTCACCGTCGGCTCCGACACGGTCATCCACGGCGACGTGACGACCCGCGGCGGGACGGTGACCGTCGAGGCGGGCGCACGCGTCCTCGGCGACGTGTCGGCCGGCGACCTCGTGGTGTACGACGGCGCGGAGATACAGGGGACCCTCCGGGCCCGCGGCGAGATGCGGCTGGTCCAAGAGACCGGCGAGACCGACGACGGGAACGTCGACGACGAGAGCGACGGTGACGAGAGCGACGACGACGAAGACGAGGCTCAAAAGGCGGGCGGCGCGGACGAGGACGGGCGAGACGAGGCCGAGGACACTGAATCCGACGACGCCGACGGGGACGAGGAGCCGGGCGACGACGCCGACGAGGACGAGGAGCCGGGCGACGACGCCGACGAGGACGCGACGGCCGACGCACCGAGCGGCGAGACCGCGACCGTGAAGCCGAACGCGGGAGCGGGCGGAGACGGGTCCGACGCCGACGACCCCTGA
- a CDS encoding DUF5800 family protein: MSTDLTFTDRGVDVVYEGTEFELEKTLIEEATGKSYRDVTDHEVLAIVAEDPELDGEPVRIGDVL, translated from the coding sequence ATGAGTACGGACCTGACGTTCACCGACCGCGGCGTCGACGTCGTCTACGAGGGGACGGAGTTCGAACTGGAGAAGACGCTGATCGAGGAGGCGACCGGGAAGTCTTACCGCGACGTCACCGACCACGAGGTCCTGGCCATCGTCGCCGAGGACCCGGAACTGGACGGCGAGCCGGTCCGGATCGGCGACGTGCTGTGA
- the guaB gene encoding IMP dehydrogenase, which translates to MATDSGRFSAKFEVPEALTFDDVLLRPKESRVEPDDADLSTRVSKNVELTVPVLSAAMDTVTESDLAIAMAREGGLGVLHRNMTVEETAAEVERVKRAHELVIRRENVVTVSPEDTVREADALMEQQGVSGAPVVDDDDTVLGIISGTDIRPYLEVGEEDAVREAMTDEVITAPEDVGARAALELMYDHKIERVPIVDEAERLVGLVTMQGILQRREHEEAARDEDGRLLAGVAVGPFEEERAVAADEAGVDVIFIDCAHAHNLNVLDSAEAIKATVDADVVVGNIGTREAAEAAVDFADGLKVGIGPGSICTTRVVSGAGMPQMTAVAEVADVAVEHRVPVIADGGIRYSGDAIKALAAGADAVMLGSYFAGTDEAPGRVITMNGKKYKQYRGMGSVGAMKSGGGDRYLKEEDEDEEFVPEGVEAATPYKGSLASELHQLTGGMRSGMGYVGAETVPDLHERAEFVRVSSAGQSESHPHDVMITDEAPNYSPGE; encoded by the coding sequence ATGGCGACAGATTCTGGCCGATTCTCGGCGAAGTTCGAGGTTCCGGAAGCGCTGACGTTCGACGACGTGCTCCTCCGTCCCAAGGAGAGCCGCGTCGAGCCCGACGACGCCGACCTGAGCACTCGGGTGTCGAAGAACGTCGAACTGACCGTCCCGGTGCTGTCGGCTGCGATGGACACCGTCACCGAGAGCGACCTCGCCATCGCGATGGCCCGCGAGGGCGGTCTCGGCGTCCTCCACCGCAACATGACCGTCGAGGAGACGGCCGCCGAGGTCGAGCGCGTGAAGCGCGCGCACGAACTCGTCATCCGACGCGAGAACGTCGTCACCGTCTCCCCCGAGGACACCGTCCGCGAGGCCGACGCGCTGATGGAACAGCAGGGCGTCTCCGGTGCCCCCGTCGTCGACGACGACGACACCGTCCTCGGGATCATCTCCGGGACGGACATCCGCCCGTACCTGGAGGTTGGCGAGGAGGACGCGGTCCGCGAGGCGATGACCGACGAGGTCATCACCGCGCCCGAGGACGTCGGCGCGCGGGCGGCGCTCGAACTGATGTACGACCACAAGATCGAGCGCGTCCCCATCGTCGACGAGGCCGAGCGGCTGGTCGGGCTGGTGACGATGCAGGGCATCCTCCAGCGCCGCGAGCACGAGGAGGCCGCCCGCGACGAGGACGGTCGCCTGCTGGCCGGCGTCGCCGTCGGCCCCTTCGAGGAGGAGCGCGCCGTGGCGGCCGACGAGGCCGGCGTCGACGTGATCTTCATCGACTGCGCGCACGCCCACAACCTCAACGTCCTCGACTCCGCGGAGGCGATCAAAGCGACCGTCGACGCGGACGTCGTCGTCGGCAACATCGGCACGCGGGAGGCGGCCGAGGCCGCCGTCGACTTCGCCGACGGCCTCAAGGTCGGCATCGGGCCGGGGTCGATCTGTACCACCCGCGTCGTCAGCGGCGCGGGGATGCCCCAGATGACCGCCGTCGCTGAGGTCGCCGACGTCGCCGTCGAGCACCGCGTCCCCGTGATCGCCGACGGCGGCATCCGGTACTCCGGCGACGCGATCAAGGCGCTCGCCGCGGGCGCGGACGCGGTGATGCTCGGCTCGTACTTCGCCGGCACCGACGAGGCCCCCGGCCGCGTCATCACGATGAACGGCAAGAAGTACAAGCAGTACCGCGGCATGGGCTCGGTCGGCGCGATGAAGTCCGGCGGCGGCGACCGCTACCTCAAGGAGGAGGACGAAGACGAGGAGTTCGTGCCCGAGGGCGTCGAGGCCGCGACCCCCTACAAGGGGAGCCTCGCGTCCGAGCTCCACCAGCTCACGGGCGGGATGCGCTCGGGGATGGGCTACGTCGGCGCTGAGACCGTCCCCGACCTCCACGAGCGCGCGGAGTTCGTCCGCGTCTCGTCCGCGGGACAGAGCGAGAGCCACCCGCACGACGTGATGATCACGGACGAGGCCCCCAACTACAGCCCGGGCGAATAG
- a CDS encoding DUF5795 family protein has translation MSNRVVQGRMVTPEKLAELVEGESVLEAESIADADRDCPDCGGDVISVGYMPSVTEFVTGYKCQDCDWSDDDRED, from the coding sequence ATGTCGAACCGCGTCGTTCAGGGGCGGATGGTGACGCCAGAAAAGCTCGCGGAGTTAGTCGAGGGCGAGTCGGTGCTGGAGGCGGAGTCGATCGCCGACGCCGACCGCGACTGCCCGGACTGCGGCGGGGACGTCATCTCCGTCGGCTACATGCCGAGCGTGACCGAGTTCGTTACCGGCTACAAGTGCCAGGACTGTGACTGGAGCGACGACGATCGGGAGGACTGA
- a CDS encoding DUF5786 family protein, protein MGFGSYDESEQKDQDVDTDEDEAVNVHENDHDGDVSIEGDADTDDLVGRLSEMRDDDDE, encoded by the coding sequence ATGGGATTCGGATCGTACGACGAGAGCGAACAGAAGGATCAGGACGTCGACACCGACGAGGACGAGGCCGTGAACGTCCACGAGAACGACCACGACGGCGACGTCTCGATCGAGGGGGACGCCGACACGGACGACCTCGTCGGCCGCCTCTCGGAGATGCGCGACGACGACGACGAGTAA
- a CDS encoding PQQ-binding-like beta-propeller repeat protein, whose translation MTDAPSRREWLAAVGAAATATAAGCSSLDAPTDDDTDGNPDLGGATEQTIPAGVAQFRGSLERWGYYPDETVPDAVETAWRIPEVNTGEHSAAKASAVPLPDGGVVLPGDTGELLAITADGDVRWRGETDMTGRGIHGTPAVADGRAYVGAYDGVLYAFALDSGDLEWSTKLGGSIGSSPLYYDGELYVSVEFPTPEGRMFAVDAETGDVTWAEPDHRPTDHPHSSPAVSLDAGRMVCGSNDGYLYCWSFPDLEFRWRFGTDPPDTNDGEIKGPIATYDGAAFFGSWDSSVYRVDLATGEADWRFETGDLSMTGPAIDPERDVVYMGSHDDHLHALDASTGDAEWRFRTGRPLTGCATVAGDRVLTGSKDGTLYALDADSGDEVWRVEHEGWITSTPRVVDGDIYYAERAPDPDDGETDGGGYKLVAAE comes from the coding sequence ATGACCGACGCCCCCTCCCGACGCGAGTGGCTCGCCGCGGTCGGTGCGGCCGCGACGGCCACCGCGGCCGGGTGTTCCTCGCTTGACGCGCCGACCGACGACGACACCGACGGGAACCCCGACCTCGGCGGAGCCACGGAGCAGACGATCCCCGCGGGCGTCGCGCAGTTCCGCGGGTCGCTGGAGCGGTGGGGGTACTACCCGGACGAGACGGTCCCCGACGCGGTCGAGACCGCCTGGCGGATCCCCGAGGTCAACACCGGCGAACACAGCGCGGCGAAGGCCAGCGCGGTCCCGCTGCCCGACGGCGGCGTCGTCCTCCCGGGCGACACCGGCGAACTCCTCGCGATCACGGCCGACGGCGACGTGCGCTGGCGCGGCGAGACCGACATGACGGGCAGGGGAATCCACGGTACGCCCGCGGTCGCGGACGGGCGCGCGTACGTCGGCGCGTACGACGGCGTCCTCTACGCGTTCGCGCTCGATTCCGGGGACCTCGAGTGGTCGACGAAGCTCGGCGGCTCCATCGGGTCCAGCCCGCTGTACTACGACGGCGAGCTGTACGTCTCGGTCGAGTTCCCGACGCCCGAGGGCCGGATGTTCGCGGTCGACGCGGAGACGGGCGACGTGACCTGGGCGGAGCCGGACCACCGCCCCACCGATCACCCGCACTCCTCGCCCGCCGTGTCGCTCGACGCCGGGCGGATGGTGTGCGGGTCGAACGACGGGTACCTCTACTGCTGGAGCTTTCCGGATCTGGAGTTCCGGTGGCGGTTCGGGACGGACCCGCCCGACACGAACGACGGCGAGATCAAGGGGCCGATCGCGACGTACGACGGGGCCGCGTTCTTCGGGTCGTGGGACTCCTCCGTCTATCGAGTCGACCTGGCCACCGGGGAGGCGGACTGGCGCTTCGAGACCGGCGACCTGTCGATGACGGGGCCCGCAATCGACCCCGAGCGCGACGTGGTGTACATGGGGAGCCACGACGACCACCTGCACGCCCTCGACGCGTCGACCGGCGACGCCGAGTGGCGCTTCCGGACCGGCCGGCCGCTGACCGGCTGTGCGACCGTCGCCGGCGACCGCGTACTCACGGGGTCGAAGGACGGGACCCTCTACGCGCTTGACGCCGACTCGGGCGACGAGGTGTGGCGCGTCGAACACGAGGGGTGGATAACGAGCACGCCTCGCGTCGTCGATGGCGACATCTACTACGCCGAGCGCGCCCCGGATCCGGACGACGGCGAGACCGACGGCGGCGGCTACAAGCTCGTCGCGGCGGAGTAG